In Hippoglossus stenolepis isolate QCI-W04-F060 chromosome 21, HSTE1.2, whole genome shotgun sequence, one DNA window encodes the following:
- the hhex gene encoding hematopoietically-expressed homeobox protein hhex has product MSVPLFAPTPIQPAHPTPFYIEDILGTTASTTYSPSSSSSSASSSSSCSTLIIPTPTLASPNSSFTSVISPYRAPIYEPTPIHAALSHHAAAMLTTTYASAGAFAGPIYPFHHQHNRSMGEYAQALLRRDPLGKPLLWTPFMQRPLHKRKGGQVRFSNDQTIELEKKFETQKYLSPPERKRLAKMLQLSERQVKTWFQNRRAKWRRLKQENPQGGKRELENDSPAGRSNKGDEMIESTVMQSPEQKQTVYVRSVSPQHLHTALDSNVTSDDTDQELDIVDDEEFTRKLQF; this is encoded by the exons ATGAGCGTCCCGCTTTTTGCACCAACTCCGATCCAGCCGGCTCATCCGACTCCCTTCTACATCGAGGACATTCTGGGGACGACTGCCTCTACTACCtactctccctcctcttcttcatcctccgcctcttcatcctcctcctgctccacgCTGATTATCCCCACACCGACTCTCGCATCGCCCAATTCTTCGTTCACGAGTGTAATCTCACCGTACCGGGCGCCGATTTATGAACCCACGCCGATCCACGCGGCGCTGTCTCACCATGCAGCTGCAATGTTGACAACGACGTACGCCTCCGCCGGAGCTTTCGCTGGCCCCATCTACCCGTTCCACCACCAGCACAACCGCTCCATGGGGGAGTACGCACAGGCTCTGCTGAGGCGCGACCCGCTCG GGAAGCCGCTGCTATGGACTCCCTTCATGCAGCGGCCGCTGCACAAGAGAAAAGGCGGCCAGGTCCGGTTTTCTAACGACCAGACCATTGAGCTGGAGAAGAAGTTTGAGACGCAAAAGTACCTCTCTCCTCCAGAGAGGAAGCGATTGGCAAAGATGCTGCAGCTCAGCGAGAGACAG GTTAAAACCTGGTTCCAAAATCGACGTGCGAAGTGGCGAAGACTGAAACAG GAGAATCCTCAGGGAGGTAAAAGGGAGCTGGAGAATGACAGTCCAGCCGGGAGGAGTAATAAAGGTGATGAGATGATCGAGTCAACTGTGATGCAGAGCCCGGAACAGAAGCAGACAGTCTATGTGCGCTCTGTGTCCCCGCAACATCTGCACACAGCACTGGACTCTAACGTGACATCAGATGACACTGACCAGGAGCTGGACATAGTGGACGACGAAGAATTCACACGGAAACTGCAATTCTGA